In one window of Nocardia brasiliensis DNA:
- a CDS encoding helix-turn-helix transcriptional regulator, giving the protein MTDVLDVRAVRKARRAELGTFLKSRRAKISPSDVGLPPGPRRRTPGLRREEVAQLSGIGVTWYTWLEQGRQINVSVQVLDAVARTLALDDAERAHLYRLADVPTVPSGHTNSALPEEMQTILDHLVPLPAALLSARYDVLAFNSSYEALCPGFLLEERNVARRVFLTPSCCNTYQHSWDDLRRMVAYLRGAYAKNLDDPSWQQFIEEMCTESTDFATLWARNDVATPSKRIKQIRHLAIGDLEMFITSMSLPAVHGAWVQIYTPTDETQWAQLHALLAMSEEEQRRPWLEHRARYHATAAAG; this is encoded by the coding sequence ATGACCGATGTGCTGGACGTTCGCGCGGTGCGCAAAGCGCGCCGCGCGGAGCTCGGAACCTTCCTCAAGTCGCGCCGGGCGAAGATCTCGCCCAGCGACGTCGGGCTGCCGCCCGGACCGCGGCGGCGCACTCCCGGCCTGCGTCGGGAAGAGGTCGCGCAGCTGTCCGGTATCGGGGTCACCTGGTACACCTGGCTCGAACAGGGCAGGCAGATCAACGTCAGCGTGCAGGTGCTCGACGCGGTCGCGCGGACCCTGGCCCTCGACGACGCCGAACGGGCCCACCTGTATCGCTTGGCCGACGTGCCCACCGTGCCGAGTGGGCACACGAACAGCGCACTGCCCGAGGAGATGCAGACCATCCTCGACCACCTAGTGCCGCTGCCCGCCGCCCTGCTCAGCGCGCGCTACGACGTACTGGCCTTCAACAGCTCGTACGAGGCGTTGTGCCCCGGTTTCCTGCTGGAGGAGCGCAATGTCGCGCGCCGGGTGTTCCTGACGCCGTCGTGCTGCAACACCTATCAGCACAGCTGGGACGATCTGCGCCGCATGGTCGCCTACCTGCGCGGGGCGTACGCGAAGAACCTCGACGATCCGAGCTGGCAGCAGTTCATCGAGGAGATGTGCACGGAGAGCACCGATTTCGCCACCCTGTGGGCCCGCAACGACGTCGCGACGCCGAGCAAACGGATCAAGCAGATCCGGCATCTGGCGATCGGTGACCTGGAGATGTTCATCACGAGCATGTCACTGCCGGCCGTGCACGGCGCGTGGGTGCAGATCTACACGCCCACCGACGAAACCCAGTGGGCGCAGCTGCATGCCCTGCTCGCGATGAGCGAAGAGGAACAGCGGCGACCGTGGCTCGAACATCGCGCGCGCTACCACGCCACGGCCGCCGCCGGGTGA
- a CDS encoding MMPL family transporter encodes MFARWGELVHRFRFVVLTVVGAGMLALGGYGYDLGNHLGTGGFEDPTSESAQAARLADAAFGRDHNADVIVLYTAPPGVALDDPAFSAAIIDNLNRLPRKHPQIDKINGAYWPTEHAPGQPSYFGKPDQNRAFASIAIKGDNDTDIVNNFRAVKDAFYIPGVDVQVAGLQPIAGALIDTLADDLQRMELLALPAVAVLLFFIFGGLVAAALPLILGGLTIISANGIVRLVTEFTPVNSFVSSVVTMIGLGLAIDYGLFIVSRFREELAEGYDTPTAVRRTVMTAGRTVVFSATMIVTSLGGMLFFPQGFLRSLAYGSIATVSLAALSAITILPAILGILGPRVDLLGVKRFSRTKTADEVENGLWGRSTRWVMKHPTKIAIPLTIGLLILIVPVKNIAFGTFSETYLPPDHSTRTAQHSFDTTFPLRKPDALQLVFVTDDTDATRQANRNAIGALLKRADQAPGLAEQKPGVPGQFAVPTASTSQPGIYRTEAPLADSTDTAAADATIDYLRTMDVPDNITMLVGGQPAIKKDTIDGMLGRIPFMVAVVLLLTTLLMFLTFGSLVLPIKAALMSVLGLGSTLGILTLIFVDGHGANLLNFTPQPIQANVLILIIAIIYGLSTDYEVFLLSRMVEARAKGATTTDAIRIGTAHTGGIITAAALILLVVTGAFAFSDLVMMQYIAYGMIAALFIDATILRMLLVPAVMKLLGDDCWWAPAWMKRLQQRAGLGEPALDDEHPATPGKSEIVETTPATVRLAEFEPQQPRH; translated from the coding sequence ATGTTCGCGCGCTGGGGCGAGCTCGTCCACCGATTCCGATTCGTCGTGCTCACCGTCGTCGGCGCGGGCATGCTCGCCCTCGGCGGGTACGGCTACGACCTCGGAAACCACCTCGGCACCGGCGGATTCGAAGACCCGACCTCCGAATCCGCACAAGCCGCCCGGTTAGCCGACGCGGCCTTCGGACGCGACCACAACGCCGACGTCATCGTGCTCTACACCGCACCGCCCGGCGTGGCCCTCGACGATCCCGCGTTCAGCGCCGCGATCATCGACAACCTCAACCGCCTCCCGCGCAAACACCCGCAGATCGACAAGATCAACGGCGCCTACTGGCCCACCGAGCACGCCCCCGGCCAACCCAGCTACTTCGGCAAGCCCGACCAGAACCGCGCCTTCGCCTCGATCGCCATCAAAGGCGACAACGACACCGACATCGTCAACAACTTCCGCGCCGTCAAAGACGCCTTCTACATTCCCGGCGTCGACGTCCAAGTAGCAGGCCTGCAACCGATCGCGGGCGCGCTCATCGACACCCTCGCCGACGACCTCCAGCGCATGGAGCTGCTCGCGCTGCCCGCCGTCGCCGTCCTGCTGTTCTTCATCTTCGGCGGCCTCGTCGCCGCGGCACTGCCGCTGATCCTCGGTGGCCTCACCATCATCAGCGCCAACGGCATCGTCCGCCTCGTCACCGAATTCACCCCGGTCAACTCGTTCGTCTCCAGCGTCGTCACGATGATCGGCCTCGGCCTCGCCATCGACTACGGCCTGTTCATCGTCAGCCGCTTCCGCGAAGAACTCGCCGAAGGCTACGACACCCCCACCGCGGTCCGGCGCACCGTCATGACCGCGGGCCGCACCGTCGTGTTCTCCGCCACCATGATCGTCACCAGCCTCGGCGGCATGCTCTTCTTCCCCCAGGGCTTCCTGCGCTCACTCGCCTACGGCTCCATCGCGACGGTCTCGCTGGCCGCACTCTCCGCGATCACCATCCTGCCCGCGATCCTCGGTATCCTCGGACCCCGCGTAGATCTGCTCGGCGTCAAACGCTTCAGCCGCACCAAAACCGCCGACGAGGTCGAGAACGGGCTCTGGGGTCGCAGCACCCGGTGGGTGATGAAACACCCCACCAAGATCGCCATCCCGCTCACCATCGGGCTGCTCATCCTGATCGTCCCGGTCAAGAACATCGCCTTCGGCACCTTCAGCGAAACCTACCTGCCGCCAGACCATTCCACGCGCACCGCGCAGCACAGCTTCGACACCACATTCCCCCTGCGCAAACCTGACGCACTGCAACTCGTCTTCGTCACCGACGACACCGACGCCACCCGCCAAGCCAACCGCAACGCCATCGGGGCACTGCTGAAACGAGCCGACCAGGCACCCGGGCTCGCCGAGCAAAAGCCTGGCGTACCAGGCCAATTCGCCGTCCCGACCGCCTCGACCAGCCAACCTGGCATCTACCGCACCGAAGCGCCACTGGCCGACTCCACCGACACCGCGGCGGCCGACGCCACCATCGACTACCTCCGGACGATGGACGTGCCCGACAACATCACCATGCTCGTCGGCGGCCAACCCGCGATCAAGAAAGACACCATCGACGGCATGCTCGGCCGCATCCCGTTCATGGTCGCCGTGGTGTTGTTGCTCACCACCCTGCTGATGTTCCTGACCTTCGGCTCCCTCGTACTGCCGATCAAGGCCGCGCTCATGAGCGTGCTCGGCCTCGGCTCCACCCTCGGCATCCTCACGCTGATCTTCGTCGACGGCCACGGCGCGAACCTGCTCAACTTCACCCCGCAACCGATCCAAGCCAACGTGCTCATCCTGATCATCGCGATCATCTACGGGCTCTCCACCGACTACGAAGTATTCCTGTTGTCCCGCATGGTCGAAGCGCGTGCCAAAGGCGCGACGACCACCGACGCCATCCGCATCGGCACCGCGCACACCGGCGGCATCATCACCGCCGCCGCGCTCATCCTGCTCGTCGTCACCGGCGCGTTCGCCTTCTCCGACCTGGTGATGATGCAGTACATCGCCTACGGCATGATCGCGGCGCTGTTCATCGACGCCACCATCCTGCGCATGCTGCTCGTCCCCGCCGTCATGAAGTTGCTCGGCGACGACTGCTGGTGGGCGCCTGCCTGGATGAAACGACTGCAGCAGCGCGCGGGCCTCGGCGAACCCGCCCTCGATGACGAGCACCCCGCTACCCCCGGTAAGTCGGAGATCGTCGAAACCACACCGGCCACCGTCCGGCTCGCCGAATTCGAGCCGCAACAGCCTCGGCACTGA
- a CDS encoding TetR/AcrR family transcriptional regulator — MPTTPRARARAQTMNDIVRIGREHLASDGAAALSLRAVARDLGVVSSAVYRYVRSRDELLTLLVVDGYNALGDAVDADLASAPDDPIARIRTLCHSVRRWAHAEPARYGLLFGTPVPGYDAPVEQTTTPGTRVIVSLQTLFAEAYQAGLLHAPDPEPAVSAVLAADFERIRAEFGLSMPDWLYARGITFWASFVGAVSADIFDMYGPDTFTDRTELFDLQVDALLAMLGWRR, encoded by the coding sequence ATGCCGACCACCCCGCGCGCCCGTGCCAGGGCGCAGACCATGAACGACATCGTCCGTATCGGCCGCGAGCATCTCGCCTCGGACGGCGCCGCGGCGTTGTCGCTGCGCGCGGTCGCCCGCGACCTCGGCGTGGTGTCCTCGGCGGTGTATCGATACGTGCGCAGCCGCGACGAACTGCTCACGCTACTGGTCGTCGACGGCTACAACGCGCTCGGTGACGCGGTCGACGCCGACCTGGCCAGTGCGCCGGACGATCCCATCGCGCGGATCCGCACCCTCTGTCACTCGGTCCGCCGCTGGGCGCACGCCGAGCCGGCCCGCTACGGACTGCTATTCGGCACGCCCGTCCCCGGCTACGACGCCCCCGTCGAGCAGACCACGACGCCTGGCACCCGGGTGATCGTCAGCTTGCAGACCCTGTTCGCCGAGGCATACCAAGCGGGCCTGCTGCACGCGCCCGATCCCGAGCCCGCCGTATCGGCCGTCCTGGCAGCCGATTTCGAGCGCATCCGGGCCGAATTCGGCCTGTCCATGCCCGATTGGCTGTACGCGCGCGGGATCACCTTCTGGGCGAGCTTCGTCGGCGCGGTGAGTGCCGACATCTTCGACATGTACGGCCCGGACACCTTCACCGACCGCACCGAACTGTTCGATCTCCAGGTGGACGCGTTGCTCGCCATGCTCGGGTGGCGGCGCTGA
- a CDS encoding glycosyltransferase 87 family protein yields MILLFATVDPWLDRAGILAGGLDVHVYRDGAWRILHGLPLYTEPTVAGLLYTYTPFSTLAFIPIVAVPWAAVNYTGMVFNLLVLFGCILLSWRLLGYRSSARVAVVSALLTLTCAFLEPVRTTLFYGQINLLLMLLVLWDFTRTERSKLRGIGVGLAAGIKLVPIYFIAQFIALRQWRSAVTAGATLFATIAVAWIVLPADSREYWTSTFFQSNRIADDMHPSNQSVRGVIAHLTHHPAPMWLWLLIAVPLALISLVLVAGLYRHGEYLPAVTLAGLTASAVSPFSWDHHWVWYVPLLVYLVHRAQTRPLWWLAAAALFVSVGAWTWEYDPNYVVVGLFLFPPWWPLAQVLINSFVVVYAVVLVGMGVLLLRLRRTETERTDAEPALP; encoded by the coding sequence GTGATCCTGCTGTTCGCCACGGTCGATCCGTGGCTGGATCGGGCGGGCATCCTGGCCGGTGGGCTCGATGTACATGTGTATAGGGATGGCGCGTGGCGCATCCTGCACGGTCTCCCGCTCTACACGGAACCGACAGTGGCGGGGCTGCTCTATACCTATACGCCCTTCTCCACGCTCGCCTTCATCCCGATCGTGGCGGTGCCATGGGCGGCGGTCAACTACACCGGCATGGTCTTCAACCTGCTGGTCCTGTTCGGCTGCATCCTGCTGAGCTGGCGCCTGCTGGGGTATCGGAGCAGCGCAAGGGTCGCCGTCGTCAGTGCGCTACTGACCCTCACCTGCGCGTTTCTCGAGCCGGTGCGGACCACTCTGTTCTACGGACAGATCAACCTGCTGCTGATGCTGCTCGTGCTGTGGGACTTCACCCGGACCGAGCGGAGCAAGCTGCGCGGCATCGGGGTCGGCCTCGCCGCGGGCATCAAGCTGGTCCCGATCTATTTCATCGCGCAGTTCATCGCGCTGCGGCAGTGGCGCTCGGCGGTGACCGCGGGCGCGACATTGTTCGCCACCATCGCCGTGGCCTGGATCGTGCTGCCCGCTGATTCGCGCGAATACTGGACCTCCACCTTCTTCCAGTCCAATCGCATCGCCGACGACATGCACCCGTCCAATCAGTCCGTGCGGGGCGTGATCGCGCATCTGACCCACCACCCGGCGCCCATGTGGCTGTGGTTGCTCATCGCCGTGCCGCTCGCGCTGATCAGCCTCGTGCTCGTCGCGGGGCTCTACCGGCACGGTGAATACCTGCCTGCGGTCACGCTGGCCGGGCTCACCGCGTCCGCGGTGTCGCCGTTCTCCTGGGACCACCACTGGGTCTGGTACGTCCCGCTGCTGGTCTACCTGGTGCATCGCGCGCAGACCCGCCCGCTCTGGTGGCTCGCCGCGGCAGCGCTTTTCGTCTCGGTCGGCGCGTGGACCTGGGAGTACGACCCGAACTACGTTGTGGTGGGCCTGTTCCTGTTCCCGCCGTGGTGGCCGCTGGCGCAGGTGCTGATCAACAGCTTCGTCGTCGTGTACGCCGTGGTGCTGGTCGGCATGGGCGTGCTGCTGCTTCGCTTGCGCCGCACCGAAACCGAACGCACCGACGCCGAGCCCGCCCTCCCCTGA
- a CDS encoding TIGR03621 family F420-dependent LLM class oxidoreductase yields MPTPIKFSMAADVIAVGSLPEFALGCEADGFDTLMVPDHPGACAAPFVALAAAATATETIKLGTNVVNAGMWEPFLLAGEVATLDLLSGGRAVFGIGAGHTPAEWTMQGREQPSAATRVARMIEVGDTTRRLLAGEKVTFTGKHVRLQEALLDRPRPIQEPIPFLVGGNGNRVLRYAAETADIVGFSGLGRTLPDGHNHETRWSRAEIDEQVAKVHRTAAGRTPVLEALVQHVEITDDAEAACARFAADVPTTNVAELLSAPYVLIGTVDELVTELREHQRRWGFDRFVIRSAARSAGAELLRALRTAG; encoded by the coding sequence ATGCCAACGCCGATCAAGTTCTCCATGGCCGCCGACGTGATCGCGGTCGGGTCGTTGCCGGAGTTCGCCCTCGGCTGCGAAGCCGACGGATTCGACACGCTGATGGTCCCCGACCATCCCGGCGCGTGCGCCGCGCCGTTCGTGGCCCTGGCCGCCGCCGCGACCGCCACCGAGACGATCAAACTCGGGACCAACGTCGTCAACGCGGGCATGTGGGAGCCCTTCCTGCTTGCCGGCGAGGTCGCGACGCTCGATCTGCTGTCCGGCGGACGGGCGGTGTTTGGGATCGGCGCCGGGCACACACCGGCGGAGTGGACCATGCAGGGACGCGAGCAGCCATCGGCCGCAACACGGGTAGCCCGGATGATCGAGGTCGGCGACACGACCCGGCGGCTGCTCGCCGGTGAGAAAGTCACCTTCACCGGCAAGCACGTCCGGCTACAGGAAGCGCTGCTCGACCGGCCGCGACCGATCCAGGAACCGATCCCGTTCCTCGTGGGCGGCAACGGGAACCGCGTCCTGCGCTATGCCGCGGAGACCGCCGACATCGTCGGATTCTCCGGCCTGGGCCGTACCCTGCCCGACGGTCACAACCACGAAACCCGCTGGAGTCGCGCAGAAATCGACGAACAGGTCGCGAAGGTACACCGCACCGCGGCGGGACGCACACCAGTCCTCGAAGCCCTCGTCCAGCACGTGGAGATCACCGATGACGCCGAGGCCGCCTGCGCGCGGTTCGCCGCCGACGTACCGACCACCAATGTCGCCGAACTGCTCAGCGCACCGTACGTCCTGATCGGCACCGTGGACGAGCTGGTCACCGAACTGCGCGAGCACCAGCGGCGCTGGGGCTTCGACCGATTCGTCATCCGGTCCGCCGCCCGATCGGCCGGTGCAGAGCTATTGCGGGCGCTCCGCACCGCAGGCTAG
- a CDS encoding GMC oxidoreductase: MDQRTTDFDVLIVGSGFGGSVTALRLVEKGYKVGVLEAGQRFADDELPKTSWELRKFLWAPKLGCYGIQRIHLLRDVLILGGAGVGGGSLNYANTLYVPPEPFFKDAQWRDITDWQAELAPYYEQAQKMLGVVRNPHMTPADEVFKQVADDLGVGDTFVQTPVGVFFGEAGKTVTDPYFGGVGPERTGCVECGDCMVGCKYGAKNTLVKNYLYLAEKAGAQVVPMTTVTDLRPHPDGTWDVSTARTGAWLRKQPKTYTAANVVLAAGTRGTQKLLFEMQDKGALPNLSPRLGQLTRTNSESIVGAATKKVTPGVDFTKGVAITSSIHPTPDTHIEPVRYGKGSNAMGLLQTLMVDGGGRVPRWLRFLGLVLRHPMNLLSFLSTKNWSERTIISLVMQHLDNSITTYTKRGLFGRKMTSKQGHGEPNPTWIPVGNDVTRRVADKIGGIAGGSWGEIFNIPLTAHFLGGAVIGADAERGVIDGYHRVFGYPTLSVVDGAAVSANLGVNPSLTITAQAERAAAYWPNKGEADTRPPLGAGYQQISPVAPVRPVVPANAPAALVLPIVQVKQTPAAG, from the coding sequence ATGGACCAGCGGACGACGGATTTCGACGTCCTCATCGTCGGCTCCGGCTTCGGTGGCAGCGTCACCGCATTGCGACTGGTCGAGAAGGGGTACAAGGTCGGCGTGCTCGAGGCGGGACAGCGCTTCGCCGACGACGAATTGCCCAAGACCAGCTGGGAACTGAGGAAGTTCCTCTGGGCGCCCAAGCTCGGCTGCTACGGCATCCAGCGCATCCACCTGCTGCGCGATGTCCTGATCCTCGGTGGCGCCGGTGTCGGCGGTGGCTCGCTGAACTATGCCAACACGCTGTACGTGCCGCCGGAGCCGTTCTTCAAGGACGCGCAGTGGCGCGACATCACCGACTGGCAGGCCGAGCTCGCGCCTTACTACGAGCAGGCGCAGAAGATGCTCGGGGTGGTGCGCAATCCACACATGACCCCCGCCGACGAGGTGTTCAAGCAGGTAGCCGACGACCTCGGGGTCGGCGACACGTTCGTGCAGACGCCGGTCGGTGTGTTCTTCGGTGAGGCGGGAAAGACCGTCACCGACCCGTATTTCGGCGGCGTCGGGCCCGAGCGCACCGGCTGCGTCGAGTGCGGCGACTGCATGGTCGGGTGCAAATACGGCGCCAAGAACACCTTGGTCAAGAACTACCTCTACCTCGCGGAAAAGGCAGGCGCGCAAGTCGTTCCGATGACGACGGTGACCGATCTGCGGCCGCATCCGGACGGCACATGGGACGTGTCCACCGCACGCACCGGCGCTTGGCTGCGCAAGCAGCCCAAGACCTATACCGCCGCCAATGTGGTGCTCGCCGCGGGCACCCGCGGCACCCAGAAGCTGCTGTTCGAGATGCAGGACAAGGGCGCGCTGCCGAACCTGTCCCCCCGCCTCGGCCAGCTGACGCGGACCAACTCCGAGTCGATCGTCGGCGCCGCGACCAAGAAGGTCACGCCCGGTGTCGATTTCACCAAGGGTGTCGCGATCACCTCGTCCATCCATCCGACGCCGGACACCCATATCGAGCCCGTTCGCTACGGCAAGGGCTCCAATGCCATGGGCCTGTTGCAGACGCTGATGGTCGACGGCGGCGGCCGGGTGCCGCGCTGGCTGCGCTTCCTCGGCCTGGTGCTGCGGCATCCGATGAACCTGCTCAGCTTCCTGAGCACCAAGAACTGGAGCGAGCGCACCATCATCTCGCTCGTCATGCAGCACCTGGACAATTCGATCACCACCTACACCAAGCGGGGCTTGTTCGGCCGCAAGATGACCAGCAAGCAGGGCCATGGCGAGCCGAACCCGACCTGGATTCCGGTGGGCAACGACGTGACCCGGCGGGTGGCCGACAAGATCGGCGGGATCGCGGGCGGCAGCTGGGGCGAGATCTTCAACATCCCGCTCACCGCGCATTTCCTCGGCGGTGCCGTGATCGGCGCCGACGCCGAACGCGGCGTGATCGATGGCTACCACCGGGTTTTCGGCTACCCGACGCTGAGTGTCGTGGACGGCGCGGCGGTTTCGGCGAATCTCGGCGTCAATCCGTCACTGACCATCACCGCCCAGGCCGAGCGCGCGGCCGCGTACTGGCCGAACAAGGGCGAGGCCGACACCAGGCCGCCGCTCGGCGCCGGCTACCAGCAGATATCACCGGTCGCGCCGGTGCGCCCGGTGGTGCCCGCGAACGCGCCTGCCGCACTGGTCCTTCCGATCGTGCAGGTCAAGCAGACCCCGGCCGCGGGCTGA